The Flavobacterium commune genome contains a region encoding:
- a CDS encoding 30S ribosomal protein S16 yields the protein MSVKIRLQRHGKKGKPFYWVVAADARSKRDGRYLEKIGTYNPNTNPATIDLNLDCAVKWLHNGAQPTDTAKAILSYKGALLKHHLDGGVRKGALTQEQADAKLAAWLEAKAGKVDAKKDGLSKAQADAKAKAFKAEQEVNAKRIAAAAQAEADAIAAAQAEEATTETEEEAPVAEENNEETQA from the coding sequence ATGTCAGTAAAAATTAGATTACAAAGACACGGTAAAAAAGGAAAACCTTTTTACTGGGTAGTAGCTGCAGATGCACGCTCAAAAAGAGATGGTAGATACTTAGAGAAAATCGGTACTTACAACCCTAATACTAACCCAGCAACTATCGACTTAAACCTTGATTGCGCAGTTAAATGGTTACACAATGGTGCTCAACCAACTGATACTGCTAAAGCAATTCTTTCTTACAAAGGAGCTTTATTGAAACACCACCTAGATGGAGGAGTTCGTAAAGGAGCCTTAACTCAAGAACAAGCTGATGCAAAATTAGCTGCTTGGTTAGAAGCTAAAGCTGGTAAAGTTGACGCTAAAAAAGATGGTTTATCAAAAGCGCAAGCTGATGCTAAAGCTAAAGCATTCAAAGCTGAACAAGAAGTAAACGCTAAACGTATCGCTGCTGCTGCTCAAGCTGAAGCTGATGCAATTGCTGCTGCTCAAGCTGAAGAAGCTACAACTGAAACTGAAGAAGAAGCTCCAGTTGCAGAAGAAAACAACGAAGAAACTCAAGCATAA
- the rimM gene encoding ribosome maturation factor RimM (Essential for efficient processing of 16S rRNA), translated as MRKEDCFYLGKIAKKFSFKGEVLIYLDTDEPELYENLESVFVEQNKHLIPFFIENSSLHKNDFLRVLFEDINTEADADNLIGSDIYLPLKMLPKLSGNKFYFHEVIGFKIEDKRLGYVGEIQSINDTTAQPLFEVIKDGAEILIPMIDHFLVKVDRENKKIIMDLPEGLVEMYL; from the coding sequence ATGCGTAAAGAAGATTGTTTCTATTTAGGCAAAATCGCCAAAAAATTTAGTTTTAAAGGGGAAGTTCTTATCTACTTAGATACGGATGAACCTGAGTTATACGAAAATCTGGAATCAGTGTTTGTTGAACAAAACAAACACTTGATTCCTTTTTTTATTGAAAACAGCTCATTACACAAAAACGACTTTCTAAGAGTCCTTTTTGAAGACATCAATACCGAAGCTGATGCTGACAATCTTATAGGTAGCGACATTTATCTTCCTTTAAAAATGCTACCAAAACTTAGCGGAAACAAATTCTATTTCCATGAAGTAATTGGTTTTAAAATCGAAGATAAAAGATTGGGATACGTTGGAGAAATTCAATCTATTAACGACACTACAGCACAGCCTCTTTTTGAAGTAATAAAAGACGGAGCCGAAATCCTAATTCCAATGATTGATCATTTCTTAGTTAAAGTTGACAGAGAAAACAAAAAAATCATCATGGATTTACCAGAAGGATTAGTGGAGATGTATCTTTAA
- a CDS encoding tRNA1(Val) (adenine(37)-N6)-methyltransferase has protein sequence MFQFKKFSIEQDRCAMKVGTDGVLLGAWTPLENNPFSILDIGTGTGIIALMLAQRSHAEQIDALEIDEDAYEQATDNFENSPWNDRLFCFHAGLDEFVEEPEDEYDLIVSNPPFYAEDYKSSNDQRDLARFQDAMPFEDLIEAAALLLSENGIFSVIIPFKEEEKFLALANEHELYPLKITHVKGTPTSEIKRSLLAFSRNENLNFLVDELIIETARHIYTPEYIALTKDFYLKM, from the coding sequence ATATTCCAATTCAAAAAATTCTCTATCGAACAAGACCGATGCGCTATGAAAGTAGGCACAGATGGTGTTTTACTTGGTGCTTGGACTCCTCTTGAAAACAATCCGTTTAGTATTTTGGATATTGGCACTGGAACCGGAATCATTGCATTGATGTTAGCCCAAAGAAGTCATGCCGAACAAATTGACGCTTTAGAAATTGATGAAGACGCTTACGAGCAAGCCACAGATAATTTTGAAAATTCCCCTTGGAATGACCGCTTGTTTTGTTTTCACGCTGGTTTAGATGAATTTGTCGAAGAACCGGAAGATGAATACGATTTAATTGTTTCCAATCCTCCTTTTTATGCTGAAGATTACAAATCCAGTAACGACCAACGTGACTTGGCGCGTTTTCAAGACGCCATGCCTTTTGAAGATTTGATTGAAGCCGCTGCTTTATTACTTTCTGAAAACGGAATCTTCTCCGTTATTATTCCTTTCAAAGAAGAAGAAAAATTCTTGGCTTTAGCCAATGAACATGAATTATACCCTTTAAAAATTACCCACGTAAAAGGAACACCCACTTCTGAAATCAAACGCAGTCTTTTAGCATTTAGCCGAAATGAAAATCTTAATTTCCTAGTTGATGAATTAATCATCGAAACCGCAAGACATATCTATACTCCAGAATATATTGCTTTGACGAAAGATTTTTATTTGAAGATGTAA
- a CDS encoding acyl-CoA dehydrogenase family protein, translated as MKPDLFQAPDYYNLDELLTDEHKLVRDAAREWVKREVSHIIEEYAQKAEFPNQIIKGLAEIGAFGPYIPTEYGGAGLDQISYGLIMQEIERGDSGVRSTASVQSSLVMYPIWKYGSEEQKLKFLPKLATGELMGCFGLTEPNHGSDPGSMTTNFKDMGDYYLLNGAKMWISNAPFADIAIVWAKNEEGRIHGLIVERGMEGFSTPETHNKWSLRASATGELIFNNVKVPKSNLLPNKSGLSAPLGCLDSARYGIAWGAIGAAMDCYDTALRYAKERIQFDKPIAGMQLQQKKLAEMITEITKAQLLTWRLGVLKNENKATTAQISMAKRNNVNMALSIAREARQILGAMGITGDYSIMRHMMNLESVITYEGTHDIHLLITGMDITGISAFK; from the coding sequence ATGAAACCAGACTTATTTCAAGCCCCGGATTATTACAACCTTGACGAACTATTGACAGACGAACATAAATTGGTACGTGATGCCGCACGGGAATGGGTCAAACGTGAAGTTTCCCATATTATCGAAGAATATGCTCAAAAAGCAGAATTTCCCAATCAAATCATCAAAGGATTAGCCGAAATAGGCGCTTTTGGCCCGTACATTCCCACCGAATATGGCGGAGCTGGATTAGACCAAATTTCATACGGTTTGATTATGCAGGAAATAGAACGAGGCGACTCTGGCGTTCGTTCTACAGCTTCGGTTCAGTCATCGTTGGTGATGTATCCTATTTGGAAATACGGCAGCGAAGAGCAAAAATTAAAATTCTTACCCAAATTAGCCACTGGGGAATTAATGGGTTGCTTTGGACTAACAGAACCTAATCATGGCTCAGATCCCGGAAGTATGACCACCAACTTCAAAGACATGGGTGATTATTATTTACTAAACGGAGCTAAAATGTGGATTTCTAACGCTCCATTTGCTGACATTGCGATAGTATGGGCAAAAAACGAAGAAGGAAGAATACACGGACTGATTGTTGAACGCGGCATGGAAGGTTTTTCTACTCCTGAAACCCACAACAAATGGTCGCTTCGCGCATCGGCAACAGGAGAATTGATTTTTAATAATGTAAAAGTTCCAAAATCAAATCTTCTACCTAATAAATCAGGATTGAGTGCACCGCTGGGTTGCTTGGATTCGGCGCGTTATGGAATTGCCTGGGGAGCCATTGGCGCAGCCATGGATTGCTACGATACCGCTTTGCGTTATGCCAAAGAGAGAATCCAATTCGACAAACCCATTGCAGGAATGCAATTGCAACAGAAAAAATTAGCCGAAATGATTACCGAAATCACCAAAGCGCAATTATTAACCTGGCGATTGGGAGTTTTAAAAAATGAAAATAAGGCAACTACAGCCCAAATTTCGATGGCAAAAAGAAACAATGTAAACATGGCTCTTAGCATCGCCCGTGAAGCGCGTCAGATTTTAGGAGCTATGGGAATTACAGGCGACTATTCGATTATGCGCCACATGATGAATCTCGAATCAGTAATTACTTATGAAGGAACTCATGATATTCATTTATTGATTACCGGAATGGATATCACCGGAATTTCGGCCTTTAAATAA
- a CDS encoding DUF3050 domain-containing protein, whose product MNIQHINNSIKTQKSALLEHSLYNKVKTIEDLHIFLENHVYAVWDFMSLLKALQARLTCTTTPWFATSNPETRYLINEIVLAEETDLTLDGRHQSHYEMYLEAMEACGADTNKVNTFLSEIQSLQNIFVAIKKSDLHPNIKAFLDFTFRVIEEGKPHEIAAAFTFGREDLIPSMFHAILKNFQEQFPETDLSKLIYYFERHIELDADEHGPMAMQMITELCEKDAQKWEEVKEVSILALEKRIELWNAIEEIITMKVEMA is encoded by the coding sequence ATGAACATTCAGCATATCAACAACAGCATTAAAACCCAAAAAAGTGCATTATTAGAGCATTCACTTTACAACAAGGTAAAAACTATAGAAGATCTTCACATTTTCTTAGAAAACCATGTTTATGCCGTTTGGGATTTCATGTCTTTATTAAAAGCCTTACAAGCCCGATTAACCTGTACCACTACCCCTTGGTTTGCCACTAGCAACCCTGAAACAAGATATTTGATAAACGAAATTGTTCTGGCTGAAGAAACTGATTTAACACTGGACGGCAGACATCAAAGTCACTACGAAATGTACCTTGAAGCCATGGAAGCCTGTGGTGCCGACACTAACAAAGTCAACACTTTTCTGTCCGAAATACAATCTTTACAAAACATATTTGTCGCTATTAAAAAAAGTGACTTACACCCCAATATTAAAGCGTTTCTGGACTTTACTTTTAGAGTAATAGAAGAAGGAAAACCCCATGAAATTGCCGCGGCATTCACTTTTGGAAGAGAAGATTTGATTCCGAGTATGTTTCATGCTATATTGAAAAATTTTCAGGAGCAATTCCCGGAAACCGATTTGAGCAAATTGATTTATTATTTCGAAAGACATATCGAATTAGATGCTGACGAACATGGGCCTATGGCTATGCAAATGATTACAGAGCTTTGCGAAAAAGACGCTCAAAAATGGGAAGAAGTTAAAGAAGTTTCCATTTTAGCACTCGAAAAAAGAATCGAACTCTGGAATGCCATCGAAGAAATCATCACCATGAAAGTGGAAATGGCTTAA
- a CDS encoding SGNH/GDSL hydrolase family protein, protein MESEITPPKTDSSLQLPTRPETINYLALGDSYTIGQSVCETCRFPEQLKQSLKNSNLQNNFSLEIIAQTGWTTTNLISAIENKKPDAKFDLVTLLIGVNNQYQGINFSVYEKEFPELVAKAISLVKGNKAKLIVVSIPDYAYTPFGQSYGNPTIISTEIDSYNAFAKSYCETNSILFINITDITRQGLSNSNLVASDGLHPSTDAYTLFVQRLLPKAIAILQN, encoded by the coding sequence ATGGAATCTGAAATAACACCGCCGAAAACCGATTCTTCTCTACAACTCCCTACTCGACCGGAAACGATAAACTACTTAGCTCTTGGCGACAGTTACACCATTGGCCAAAGTGTATGTGAAACCTGCCGATTTCCTGAACAACTCAAACAGTCTTTAAAAAACAGTAATCTGCAAAACAATTTTTCTCTGGAAATAATTGCTCAGACAGGCTGGACAACAACTAATTTAATTTCGGCAATTGAGAACAAAAAACCAGATGCCAAATTTGATTTGGTTACCCTTTTGATAGGCGTAAACAATCAATACCAAGGAATAAATTTTAGCGTTTATGAAAAGGAATTTCCAGAATTAGTTGCTAAAGCCATTAGTCTTGTCAAAGGAAACAAAGCAAAACTGATAGTAGTTTCAATACCTGATTATGCTTATACTCCTTTTGGACAAAGCTATGGAAACCCAACTATTATTTCAACAGAAATTGACAGTTACAACGCTTTTGCAAAATCCTATTGCGAAACCAATTCGATACTCTTCATCAACATCACCGATATTACTCGCCAAGGATTAAGCAACAGTAATTTAGTTGCCAGTGATGGTCTGCATCCATCAACCGATGCCTATACCTTATTTGTACAACGCCTGCTCCCGAAAGCAATTGCGATATTACAAAACTAA